The segment TCCCACTCGGGCATGAGCCAGCCGCCGATGGCCCGGGGACCCTGCCTCGGAGTCGTCCCGCCGCTGGTGTCCCAGGGGTTCCATTGCGCGGACCCGCCTTGGACCGCCTGCGCCCCGGTCTCGGCTGCGCTGCTCAGGGCCCGATCTCCTGCGGCTGCTAGTGCGTCGAAGTAGCGGGGTGGGAGCAGGTGCTGGTGAACATCGATTCTGCCTGGCATGGTGCCGACCTCCTGTTGTGTCATGACTGCTGTCTCTCGGGGTGAGAGGGGATTACCGTGCGCGCTAGGCGGTGACCTCAGCGGGCTTGTCGAGAGCGGCGAGGTCGGCATAGGACGCCGGTGACGCAGTTGCCCGGAGGAAGTCCTCGTTGCGGTGGCCCGCGCCCTTCAGACGAGTGGCCGCCTCTTTTCGGCTGCGGATGAGCATCGCGATCAGGGTGAGCAGGATGCCGGCCACAGCCCAGATCGCCAGCCGGATGATCGGGCCGGAGATGGCAGCACCGTCGAAGTACTGAACCGAGCGCAGCAGGTCCAGAGAGTCCCCTTGCGGGAACACGTAGTACAGGGCCTGGAAGAAGTCGTTGAGAAGGTGGATACCAAGGGGCCCGCCAGAAGACGTGTTGCCGAGGATCACCAGCGCGAGCGTCGTGAGGAGTGCCGCAAGAGTTCCGCCCAGTGCGGCGACGCCGGTCACGGCTCCCCCGATGGCGAGCCCCGTGAGCCAGAGCACCGCGAAAACGGCGCCGGGATTGACGGTCACCGCACCGAGGGCGGTGTCGATCCAGAGGGTGATCAACCCGGCCAGGGCACCCGTGTAGAGGACGAGGACGATGCTGCGCTCGACGAACCGCGACGAGGTGTCGACCGTTCCGAGGATGCGGCCGAAGACCGTGGCACCCAGCGCCGCGCCGAGTCCGGCAAACAGGATCGCGTAGAACTCGATGGAGCCGACGGGGTCCTTCTTTGGCAGGGGTGCGAGATCGGTGGTCGTGCTCGTGGTCTTCAATCGCTGGGCGATGGAGTCGCCGATGCCGGAGACCGCCTGACCGAGGCCACGACCCGCACCACTGGCGATGTAGGTCGTGACGACGGCGTTCTCTCCGGCTGGGGGAAGGACGACGGCGCCGTCCACCTCCCGGTCGAGGACGGCGGCTCGCGCCTTCGCCTCGGACGACACGACCGTGAGGTCGAGTGACCCCTGCTGCTCCAGGGCCACGATCGTGTCCGCATTGCCGGCGACGGCGAGGTGCACATTGTTGGGTGTCGGATTTCCGAAGGCGCTCGAGTAGCTGGTCAGCATCGCCAGGGCGAAAAGCAGGATCCCGATGCCCCCCAGGACCAGGTTGCGGTAGCGGTGCTGGGATCCCGGCCCCTCCGACGTCAGCGCGCCGCCTGCCACCGCTGCTTCGAACTCCGGGTGCTGCGGAGTCTCTTCCCGTCGTGGTGCCGACTCGGTCACGTGCGTCATCTTATCCTTTACAATTGTCCAGTAGTGGACAAATGTACATCAAGGAGTGGGGTCTGACAAGATGGAACCATGTCCCAGGGAACGAGCACGCTGCCACCGGAGGCGCACCGGGTGGACCCGCGTGTCACCCGAACCCGCGCCGCCCTCATCCGGGCTCTGACGACGCTGGTGTCCGAGTCCCCGAAAGGCGAGGTGATCTCGATGAGCGCGGTCGCGCAACGAGCTCGCCTGAGCAGGCAGGCGCTGCACAACCACTACAGCAATGTCGGTGACCTCGCGACGGATGTCTGGATCAGTCGGCTGCTCGAGGGCTGGCTCCCCCTCGATGAGAGCGCAGCCAATCTCGTCGAGGCCCTCACGCGCGCCGTGCAGGAGCGCGGAATCGAGCCGCTGCTTGCCGCCGGACGTGCTGATCGCGACTTCTTCGACAAACTCCGCGCCATCCCCCGTGGCGAGCGGGTCGCCGAGGTTCTTGCCGCGGCGGTCACCACGTGGTTGACGGATGCGGATCGCGACTCCGATCGACCGAAGATCGCACTCACCGGCGACGCCCGGACTTTCACCATCGGCGGCATGGTGGCGTTGGTCTCGACGTGGCAAATGGCCGAGAACCCGCCGGACATCACCGAACAGGTAGCGACTCTTCGGACATTCGCGGCCGCTGCTGCCGCGGCTACCGTCGGCGGAGTCCGGCGGACCTCGGCAAGCGCCACCGCTTTGCGCGGCCCGTCCGGAGCCTGAAGCGCCGGACGGGAACGACGTCAAGCGTCGTAGGCGACGTAGTGCAGTTCGGCGTCCTTTCGCTCCTCGTAGAGCTTCACGTAGGACTGCGCGATGACAGCGGGCTCGGCGTCCGGGCGGCCGCCGCCGATGAGAGCGGTGATCGCCACGAATCCGACGTACACCCCCTTGTCAGCCAGGGCCTTATTGAGGTTCAGCGTCCAGTTCCGGAGTCCAGCCGCGGCGATGTTCACGTTCCCGCGAACCGGCGTCTGTGAGAGCGCGCCGCCACCCGTCGTCACGAGAACTGTTCCGGAACCGGCCGAGATCATCTCAGGCAACGCGGCACCGATGGCGGTGACGGCACCACCCAGGTAGAAATCGATCTGCGGCTGCAGATTGCCCATCGTCACATCCAGAGCGTCGACCGATTCAAGAGTGTGGTCTGCTGGCGAGAACTCGAGGACGTCGATAGGACCCAGCGCTGCTCGGATCAACTCGATCGCCTCCTTGAGCGTCTCGGGCTCGCGGACGTCAGCGGTGAAACCACGAGCGCGGATGCCCTCGCTACCAAGCATCTCTGCAAGTGCGTCGAGCTTGGACCGGTCGCGGGCAACGAGGGCGACATCGAAGCCCTTCTGCCCGAAAGCGCGAGCGATCTCGAGGCCGAGGCCGGGGCCGGCTCCGATGATGGTGATCAGGGGCATGATGCATCCTTCCGTAGCCCACCGCGGGGCCGGCATTCTGTAGCGGTAAGTTGAGGTGGTCCTCACGTGCGCCCAGCATATGTTGAGGCCGCCCTCAATTTCTACTGGAGTTGCTGTGAGTACCACGCCCGGCCTGCGTCGAGACGCTCAGGCGAACCTCGACAAGCTTCGGGCGGCCGCCATAACGGTGTTCTCGCGGCGAGGTCTTTCGGCCCCGCTCGAGGACATCGCCCGGGAGGCCGGCGTCAGCATCGGCACGCTCTACAACCGCGTCGGATCCCGAGAGGAGCTCATCGACGCTGTCGTCCCGGACATCGCCGGCGCGAAACTCCGGACACTCCGGGAACGGACGCTGGCTCAGGAGTCTGCTCGGGCGCAACTGGAGACGTTCATCGCGGAAATGATCGACCTGCAGCTCAGCGACCCGGTTATGAACGACGCGATGCTCCGGCGCTACCCCGACGCCGTTCTCCTCATCAACGCCTGCGAACGCTCCATGGCACTCGGCG is part of the Frondihabitans sp. 762G35 genome and harbors:
- a CDS encoding TetR/AcrR family transcriptional regulator, which produces MSQGTSTLPPEAHRVDPRVTRTRAALIRALTTLVSESPKGEVISMSAVAQRARLSRQALHNHYSNVGDLATDVWISRLLEGWLPLDESAANLVEALTRAVQERGIEPLLAAGRADRDFFDKLRAIPRGERVAEVLAAAVTTWLTDADRDSDRPKIALTGDARTFTIGGMVALVSTWQMAENPPDITEQVATLRTFAAAAAAATVGGVRRTSASATALRGPSGA
- a CDS encoding SDR family NAD(P)-dependent oxidoreductase — protein: MPLITIIGAGPGLGLEIARAFGQKGFDVALVARDRSKLDALAEMLGSEGIRARGFTADVREPETLKEAIELIRAALGPIDVLEFSPADHTLESVDALDVTMGNLQPQIDFYLGGAVTAIGAALPEMISAGSGTVLVTTGGGALSQTPVRGNVNIAAAGLRNWTLNLNKALADKGVYVGFVAITALIGGGRPDAEPAVIAQSYVKLYEERKDAELHYVAYDA
- a CDS encoding TetR/AcrR family transcriptional regulator, producing the protein MSTTPGLRRDAQANLDKLRAAAITVFSRRGLSAPLEDIAREAGVSIGTLYNRVGSREELIDAVVPDIAGAKLRTLRERTLAQESARAQLETFIAEMIDLQLSDPVMNDAMLRRYPDAVLLINACERSMALGAELVENAHDAGVLSRDFTPDDLLTVLWLAALASHDPAAPDGWRRVVDRSVSAAWIAEA